A section of the Amycolatopsis sp. AA4 genome encodes:
- a CDS encoding helix-turn-helix transcriptional regulator produces the protein MGVVSGYVLKLARESAGLTQERLAERLAVDGSTVQGWESGRRPLSAMNAGDFARLCARLPRLGAPASTGRHLRTAVEADLVLSTGSTAGDAWVDPELHPLAASVHRKTLTNMITWPFTGHLPSELGVFGPKAPRRGPVAPGPTMSADARTRFFDHLLTVAERGVLPGEALLRRQAVYLLGFDRRGEVVQWLRGEWANAGRRAIADGDVTRLLEARSASVALASIGDGAHLHDFVARTADTDAEIANLNYWAHWIGELQDDQADDHFMAEADTRTWSGIRLFHHLVGRLDPASPHLPLNLHTMHSLVASRPALLTERSGERDALAEALDVLSSDDVLSRQGRDQVAGLHYALRLADR, from the coding sequence ATGGGTGTCGTCTCGGGGTACGTGCTCAAGTTGGCGCGCGAGTCCGCGGGGCTTACGCAAGAGCGCCTAGCGGAACGGCTAGCGGTCGACGGAAGCACCGTTCAGGGGTGGGAGTCGGGGCGCAGGCCCCTCTCGGCGATGAACGCGGGGGACTTCGCCCGTCTCTGTGCCCGGTTGCCCCGCTTGGGCGCGCCTGCCTCGACTGGGCGGCACCTGCGCACGGCCGTCGAAGCCGATCTCGTTCTCTCGACCGGTTCCACCGCCGGAGACGCGTGGGTAGACCCCGAGTTGCATCCGCTGGCTGCGAGTGTGCACCGCAAGACGCTCACGAACATGATCACGTGGCCGTTCACTGGGCACCTGCCGTCCGAACTCGGGGTGTTCGGGCCGAAGGCGCCTCGCCGTGGTCCCGTCGCGCCCGGCCCCACGATGAGCGCCGACGCACGAACCCGGTTCTTCGACCACCTGCTGACCGTCGCTGAGCGCGGGGTGCTCCCGGGCGAGGCGCTGCTGCGCCGGCAAGCTGTGTACCTGCTTGGGTTCGACCGGCGCGGCGAGGTCGTGCAGTGGCTGCGAGGGGAATGGGCAAACGCCGGCCGCCGAGCGATCGCCGACGGCGACGTGACCAGGCTCCTCGAGGCCCGCTCGGCATCCGTCGCGCTCGCGTCAATCGGCGACGGCGCACACCTGCACGACTTCGTCGCGCGCACCGCAGACACTGACGCCGAGATCGCGAATCTCAACTACTGGGCGCATTGGATCGGCGAGTTGCAAGACGACCAGGCCGACGATCACTTCATGGCTGAGGCCGACACCCGAACATGGTCGGGAATCCGGCTGTTTCACCATCTGGTCGGTCGGCTCGACCCGGCTTCGCCGCACCTCCCGCTCAACCTGCACACGATGCACTCGCTCGTGGCCAGTCGTCCTGCCCTGCTGACCGAACGGTCCGGCGAACGGGACGCACTGGCCGAGGCACTGGACGTGCTCTCGTCGGACGACGTGCTGTCACGTCAGGGACGTGACCAGGTCGCCGGACTTCACTACGCTCTGCGTCTCGCCGACCGATAG
- a CDS encoding HD family hydrolase produces the protein MPDETAAALAAFGYELGLLKRIRRAGWWQVGVRDPESVAEHSLRAAQIAALLAAEEGANPERAAFLAIWHDTQETRTGDIPHTAGKYLAKPEPREITADQTGGLPGGTRDVVRAAVDEYETRETLEAKCAKDADKLEMLLQAIEYREIGVERVAGWIDSGRKGLATEAARRIAEAAVTLSPLAWRGR, from the coding sequence ATGCCAGACGAAACCGCCGCCGCCCTCGCCGCGTTCGGCTACGAACTCGGGCTGCTCAAGCGCATCCGCCGTGCGGGCTGGTGGCAGGTCGGCGTCCGCGACCCGGAATCGGTCGCGGAGCACAGCTTGCGCGCCGCGCAGATCGCGGCGCTGCTCGCCGCCGAGGAAGGCGCGAACCCGGAGCGGGCCGCGTTCCTCGCGATCTGGCACGACACCCAGGAGACCCGCACCGGCGACATCCCGCACACCGCGGGCAAGTACCTGGCCAAGCCTGAACCGCGAGAGATCACCGCAGACCAGACCGGCGGGCTGCCCGGCGGCACCCGCGACGTAGTGCGGGCCGCGGTCGACGAGTACGAGACCCGGGAGACACTCGAAGCAAAATGCGCGAAGGACGCTGACAAGCTCGAAATGCTGTTGCAGGCCATCGAATACCGCGAAATCGGGGTCGAGCGGGTTGCCGGGTGGATTGACTCCGGTCGCAAGGGACTCGCGACCGAGGCAGCTCGACGGATCGCCGAGGCCGCGGTGACGCTGTCCCCGTTGGCATGGCGAGGTCGCTGA
- a CDS encoding DUF2510 domain-containing protein: MCNSPLGTPPGWYPPPQQPGQLQWWNGTSWADSFTLPASQ; the protein is encoded by the coding sequence CTGTGCAACTCGCCGCTGGGCACTCCCCCGGGCTGGTATCCGCCGCCGCAGCAGCCGGGCCAGTTGCAGTGGTGGAACGGCACCAGTTGGGCCGACAGCTTCACGCTCCCGGCATCTCAGTAA